GCAAGCACAAAAAATGCTTGCATAATGTAAACGAATACTTAATTATTTAGAGTACAACTCGACGATAAGAAGTTCGTCAACTGGAACATCGATTTCTTCTCTTGTAGGTAATGACTTAACGCTACCCTTAAGAGCTTCCTGATCAGCATCCAACCATGCTGGAACCATACGGCCAGCTGTCTGCTCTAATACTTCCTTATATCTTGCTGAAGACTTCGCCTTCTCCTTGATCTCAATAACATCTCCTGCCTGAATAAGATAGGAAGGAATGTTCACGCACTTGCCATTGACAAGCACATGCTTGTGGTCAACGATCTGACGAGCCTCTTTTCTTGTTCTACCAAATCCCATACGGAAAATGACATTGTCAAGTCTTCTCTCCAAAAGAATCAT
This region of Lachnospiraceae bacterium oral taxon 096 genomic DNA includes:
- the rpsD gene encoding 30S ribosomal protein S4; this translates as MAVNRVPVLKRCRSLGLDPVYIGIDKKSNRELKRANRKMSEYGLQLREKQKAKFIYGVLEKPFRNYYTKASRMKGQVGENLMILLERRLDNVIFRMGFGRTRKEARQIVDHKHVLVNGKCVNIPSYLIQAGDVIEIKEKAKSSARYKEVLEQTAGRMVPAWLDADQEALKGSVKSLPTREEIDVPVDELLIVELYSK